DNA from Paratractidigestivibacter faecalis:
AGAAACTCCTGGCCGGGATTTGCCTCCTCCCAGACGTAGGAGTGCGTCTGGTACGTGAGCTGCTCGACGCGGCCTTGGGCGCCTCGCGGCTGGCGGATGGTCTCGAAGCTGCCAAGCCCGGTGAGAAGTTCGCGTCCCTTTGCCTGGTAGGTCGTGCTGCGACCGGAGTCGTCCTTGGAATAGCCGTCGCCTGGCGCAAGGGGTGCCTGCGTCGTGACGTTGCCGGCCTGCGTGCCCTTCTTGCCAGACTCGCAGGCAGAGAGGGCAAGGCTTCCCGCTCCAAGTGCCGCTAGACCCAACAGGCCCCTACGCGTGAGATTCATGGTTCTCCTCCCTATCTGAGTACGGCAATTCTGCGCTTGATTCTTGGATGAGGGAGGTCAGCGGCAACAAGATGCCGCGAGGGAGTCACGAACTGTCAGACATCACGCGGGCGGCGTCGGCCGGTCCTGTGGCGCCGATTCCCTCATAAAAATGCGCTGTAGAGCCAATAATTCGCTCATAAAAGTGTAGAGATGGGCCAAAAACTCGCTCATGAAATTGTAAATGCGCAGCTAGTTGCCCTAAAGCAAAAGCCGGGACGCGCATCCTGGTGGAATGCGCGTCCCGGCTTGTCTGAGTCTTTGTCGCAGGCCCTACTGCTGCGTGCTGCCGCCCGTGCCGCCGTTGCTGCCGCCGGTGGTTCCGGTGCCGCTGCCGTTGCTGCCGGAGCCGCCGTTGCTGCTGGACTCCACCTTGGTGGTGAGGTAGATGGTGTCGCCCTTGGTGGCGGTGGTCTCGGACTGGTCCGTCACAATGCCGCTGCTGCTAGAGCCGCTGGCAAGGCCGGCGTAGAAGCCGTTGGCCTTGAGCTTGTCGGCGGCGTCGGAGTAGGTCATGCCGATGACGCTGGGCACGCTGACCTTGGAGGGCGCCTTGCCCACGGTGATGGTGACGGTGCTGCCCTTGGTCGCGGAGTTGCCGTTCTTGGGGCTGGTGCTGATGACCTTGCCCACGCTGTCGGAGCTCTCGCTGTACTGGACGCTCACCTCAAAGCCGGCGTTCTTGAGGGTGGTGGTGGCGCTGTCCTCGGAGTCACCCACCACGTTGGGAATGACGACCTGGCTCGTGCCCTTGGAGATGTGGTAGGTCACCTTGGTGCCCTTCTCCGCAGAGGAGTAGGCCTCCACGTCCTGCTTGGCAATGCGGCCCTCCTCGATGTTGTCGTCCTCGACCTCGTCACCCGCGACGGCGGTCAGGCCCACCTCGGTGCAGGCCTCCTGGGCCTCCTTGGGCGTCATGTTGGTGAGGTTGGGCACGCTGACCTGCTCCTTGGGCTCCTCGCCCTTGGAGATGACGATGTTGATGGTGGTGCCCTCCGGCATCTGGCGAGAAGCGCGCGGGTCCTGGTCCATGACCTTGCCCTGCTCGACGCTGCTGGAGTAGCTCTCCTTGGTCTCGCCCATCTTGAAGTGCCCGTCCTGCGTGATGGCCGTCTGGGCCTGGTCCGCCGTCATACCGGCGAGGTTGGGCACCGGGTAGGTCTTGGAGGCACTGCCCAGGACGTTGACCAGCGCGAAGACGATGGCCACTGCGGCAATGACGCCGCACACCGCGCCAATGACGATGTTGCGCTTGCGCTTGCGGTCGCGCTCTTCTTCCTGCTCCGCAGCCTCCTCGGTGGCGCGCTGCGGTCGGTACTGCCCGGTGCGAGAAACGCGCGGCATGGAGGCGGTGTTGCCGGGGGCCATGCCCTGGCCGGGCTCGAGCTTGGAGGTGGCGGCGACGGCCGCAGCGGAGCCGGGCAGAACGGCGGTGGCGCTGTTGACCTGCGCCATGCGTCCTGCGAGGTAGTCGCGCAGGACGTGGTAGAGCTCCTGGGCGGTCTGGAAGCGGTCGGCGGGGTTCTTCTGCATGCACTTGAGGATGATGGACTCAAGCGAGGGGTCCACGGCGGGGTTGAGCTGCGAGGGCGGCTTGGGCTGCTCGTTGACCTGCTTCAGGGCGACGGAGATGGCGTCGTCGCCCTGGAAGGGCACCTGGCCCGTGGCGGCCTCGTACATGACGATGCCCAGGGAGTAGATGTCGGTGGTGGGGCCAAGCTCCTTGCCCTGCGTCTGCTCGGGGGAGACGTAGTGGGCGGTGCCCAGGACAGAGTTGTCCTGCGTGAGGTGGCTGTTCTTGGCGCGGGCGATGCCGAAGTCCATCACCTTGATGTTGCCGTCGGGCTGCACCATGATGTTCTGCGGCTTGATGTCGCGGTGGATGATGTCGTGACGGTGGGCCACGGAGAGCGCCTGGGCAATCTGGGAGCCAATCTGGGCAACCTTCTTGCAGTCGAGGGCGCCGTGCTTCTTGATGCCGCTCTTGAGGTCGGTGCCGCGCAGGTACTCCATGATGATGTAGTACGTGTCGCCGTCCTTGCCCCAGTCATAGACCGAGACGATGTACGGGCTCTGCAGCGCTGCCGCGGCCTGGGCCTCCTGCTTGAAGCGCGCCGCAAACGAGGGGTCGTTGGCGTACTGCGGCAGCATCGTCTTGATGGCCACGGTGCGGCCCAGGACCTCGTCCTGTCCGCGGTAGACCGTGGCCATGCCGCCGGTGCCAATCCTGTCCTGAACCTGGTAGCGTCCGCCTAGAAGCCTGCCTGGCATGTGTTTCTCCCATCCCGCTCGCGGTGGTGCCGCGCGTGTCTTGCCGTGTCCTCGTGTCTGCTGCGTTTGCGGTGCGTTGTGGTGCGTCTGAAAACCTGGTGCCGGAAGTGCGGTGTCCTCATCACTTGCCCGAGCCGTTTGACTGCGTGTTGAGCGCGGACGAGAGGACCTTGCCGGCAACTGCCGCCGCGTATCCCTCGACGTCCGAGCCATCGTTGCCCTCGATGACCACCGAGATGGCCAGGGTGGGCGTGTCAAACGGGGCAAAGCCCATGAAGAACGAGTTGATCTTGCCGCTCTCGATCTGAGCGGTGCCGGTCTTGCCCGCCACCTTCACGCCGCGAATCTGCGCGCGGGTGCCGGTGCCGTGGTCCACGACGTCGGCCATGGCGTCCTTGACCTTGGAGGCGGTGTCGGCGCTTATGGCCTGCCCCAGGGACTTTGCCTGGGTGGTGGAGGTGACGGTGCCCTCGGGGGAGAGCACGTGCTCAACCACGTAGGGGTTCATGACCACGCCGCCGTTGGCGATGGCGGCCGCGGTCACGGCGTTCTGCATGACGGTGAGCTGCGGGCCCGCGGGGCTGGCGTGCTGTCCGACGGGCTGGCCGCAGGCGGACCACGCGGTCTCCCAATCCGTCATCTCGGACGGGTCGGGCATGACGGAGGCCTTGCAGCTGAAGTCCTGGCCCAGCGTCTGGCCAAAGCCAAAGGCGTTGCAGTACTTGACCAGGTTCTTGGCACCCACCTCGACGCCCAGCTGGCCAAAGGCCGTGTTGGACGAGAGGGCGAAGGCCTCCTGCAGCGTGGGGCTGCCGTAGTCGTACTTGCCGTAGTTGTTGATGTCCGCGCCGCCGATTTCGACGGTGGGGCCCGCGTAGACGATATCGTCCAGCTTGGCCGTCGCAGTGTCCAG
Protein-coding regions in this window:
- the pknB gene encoding Stk1 family PASTA domain-containing Ser/Thr kinase, coding for MPGRLLGGRYQVQDRIGTGGMATVYRGQDEVLGRTVAIKTMLPQYANDPSFAARFKQEAQAAAALQSPYIVSVYDWGKDGDTYYIIMEYLRGTDLKSGIKKHGALDCKKVAQIGSQIAQALSVAHRHDIIHRDIKPQNIMVQPDGNIKVMDFGIARAKNSHLTQDNSVLGTAHYVSPEQTQGKELGPTTDIYSLGIVMYEAATGQVPFQGDDAISVALKQVNEQPKPPSQLNPAVDPSLESIILKCMQKNPADRFQTAQELYHVLRDYLAGRMAQVNSATAVLPGSAAAVAATSKLEPGQGMAPGNTASMPRVSRTGQYRPQRATEEAAEQEEERDRKRKRNIVIGAVCGVIAAVAIVFALVNVLGSASKTYPVPNLAGMTADQAQTAITQDGHFKMGETKESYSSSVEQGKVMDQDPRASRQMPEGTTINIVISKGEEPKEQVSVPNLTNMTPKEAQEACTEVGLTAVAGDEVEDDNIEEGRIAKQDVEAYSSAEKGTKVTYHISKGTSQVVIPNVVGDSEDSATTTLKNAGFEVSVQYSESSDSVGKVISTSPKNGNSATKGSTVTITVGKAPSKVSVPSVIGMTYSDAADKLKANGFYAGLASGSSSSGIVTDQSETTATKGDTIYLTTKVESSSNGGSGSNGSGTGTTGGSNGGTGGSTQQ